One segment of Halomonas sp. TD01 DNA contains the following:
- a CDS encoding peptidylprolyl isomerase gives MQMIDIEQLPGGVAAPPVRVGDTPIDEATIALEMQYHPAETAGEAQLQAARALVVRELLRQRASVLGLLSTQDVSEAQEDAAIAALLEQELEVPEPGEADCQRFFDTHRERFSEPVQLRVRHILLAAAPDDSQGRDDAYQLGEKLLEQLNEIPERFAEFAQHHSVCPSKELDGDLGWLVSGQTVPELDRALQHLPEGLHERPLASRYGWHVVSIDERREGRALPFDQVIDRVRHSLREQATRRALRHYLLMLESEIGVEGIVLDDDAGGSLLQ, from the coding sequence ATGCAGATGATTGATATCGAACAGTTACCTGGGGGCGTTGCTGCGCCTCCGGTACGTGTCGGCGACACCCCTATCGATGAAGCAACGATTGCGTTGGAGATGCAGTATCACCCCGCCGAAACAGCGGGGGAGGCTCAGCTTCAGGCCGCCCGTGCGTTGGTGGTCCGAGAGCTGCTTCGCCAGCGTGCTAGCGTCCTGGGCCTACTATCGACACAGGACGTTAGCGAAGCGCAGGAAGATGCGGCGATTGCTGCCTTGCTCGAACAGGAGCTTGAGGTGCCGGAACCGGGGGAAGCAGATTGCCAGCGCTTTTTTGACACCCACCGAGAGCGCTTCAGTGAGCCGGTGCAGTTACGCGTTCGGCATATCCTGCTCGCGGCCGCACCCGATGACTCCCAGGGTCGCGACGACGCCTACCAGCTTGGTGAGAAGCTACTCGAACAGCTTAATGAGATACCCGAACGGTTTGCCGAATTTGCTCAACACCACTCCGTGTGCCCTTCAAAAGAGCTGGATGGTGATTTGGGTTGGCTAGTGTCGGGGCAAACCGTTCCAGAGTTGGATCGCGCTTTGCAGCACCTGCCCGAAGGTCTACACGAGCGCCCCTTGGCGTCTCGCTATGGCTGGCATGTGGTGAGTATTGACGAGCGCAGAGAAGGTAGGGCGTTACCTTTCGATCAGGTTATCGACCGGGTGCGCCATAGCCTACGGGAGCAGGCAACTCGACGTGCGCTGCGTCACTATTTGCTGATGTTAGAGAGCGAAATAGGCGTCGAAGGGATTGTGCTGGATGACGATGCTGGCGGCAGCTTGCTGCAATAG